A section of the Scleropages formosus chromosome 12, fSclFor1.1, whole genome shotgun sequence genome encodes:
- the LOC108927285 gene encoding LOW QUALITY PROTEIN: selenoprotein M (The sequence of the model RefSeq protein was modified relative to this genomic sequence to represent the inferred CDS: inserted 1 base in 1 codon) translates to MWALLLLVLALSHSTICDKNTLEMTTEEKVEIARGKLLAPSVVGUSIKKMPQLLEFLMERWALYHNLEYDSGEEKNPRLLFYNSKDEVVKTVSVKKMKADEISNLLDSLGFYRRSKKGEEVPKEFQHFPCXTPRDEL, encoded by the exons ATGTGGGCTCTTCTGTTGCTTGTGTTGGCCCTGTCTCATAGTACAATTTGCGATAAAAATACCCTAGAGATGACCACTGAAGAAAAGGTTGAAATAGCCAGAGGAAAGCTCTTG GCACCCAGCGTTGTTGGATGATCTATTAAGAAGATGCCACAACTCCTTGAGTTTCTGATGGAGCGGTGGGCACTATA TCATAATTTAGAGTATGAttcaggggaagaaaaaaatccccgACTTCTTTTCTACAATTCAAAAGATGAAGTTGTGAAG ACTGTTTCAGTGAAGAAGATGAAAGCAGATGAGATCAGTAACTTGCTAGACTCTTTAGGATTCTACAGAAGGTCCAAGAAGGGAGAAGAGGTGCCTAAGGAATTCCAGCATTTCCCCT GGACACCTAGGGATGAGCTTTAA
- the LOC108927286 gene encoding transmembrane protein 17A, whose protein sequence is MPVHYIPIPKNLHLGLAYASGSVFANRTFDGGESQEDRQKTANDILSHLILQMLLYFNVFFFPFWWISAAVMLELKFDILPGYYQGVLVTGMVLITAFEGLRLYLGVVGNLKEKVPELAGFWLLTFLLQLPILLFFLTDNGIIILPLERAMHSLYLVFLLSEILAALQALRVMTRKLTLQFHLRQLRESDGLMERFNCTLATQLSVLTSQHQRDWERRLRLVLWACRSTVQESTGCSPALLMFGRELRTLVDKAAGTQGDRVWVYRPQEKRGLCPKLSDSWDILAPYHRKESLLEPLIMSPPDPADSPPVRRPRRECRLPQHLRDFVLAGSTVTGTAGEAMYEC, encoded by the exons ATGCCAGTGCACTACATACCAATTCCCAAGAACCTGCATCTGGGGTTGGCCTACGCCAGTGGGTCCGTTTTTGCAAACAGAACATTTGATGGTGGAGAGAGCCAGGAGGACAGACAGAAAACAG caaatgACATTCTGTCACACCTTATCCTTCAAATGCTGCTGTATTTCAATGTCTTCTTCTTCCCGTTCTGGTGGATATCTGCAGCAGTCATGCTGGAATTGAAG TTTGACATCCTGCCTGGGTACTATCAAGGTGTCCTAGTAACAGGGATGGTGTTGATCACAGCATTTGAAGGGTTAAGACTTTACCTTGGTGTTGTAgggaatctgaaagaaaag GTTCCAGAGCTTGCAGGGTTCTGGCTCCTCACTTTCCTGCTCCAGCTACCCATCCTGCTGTTCTTCCTAACCGACAATGGCATCATCATTCTTCCCTTAGAGAGGGCCATGCACTCACTTTACCTTGTATTTCTGTTGTCTGAGATCCTAGCAGCTCTTCAGGCACTGCGGGTGATGACCCGCAAACTCACACTCCAGTTTCATCTCCGTCAACTCAGGGAA AGTGATGGTCTGATGGAGCGTTTTAACTGCACACTTGCCACACAGTTGTCCGTCCTCACCTCCCAACACCAGCGTGACTGGGAAAGGCGCTTGCGGCTGGTGCTGTGGGCGTGCCGCTCCACTGTCCAGGAGTCCACAGGCTGCAGCCCCGCCCTGCTCATGTTTGGGCGTGAACTGAGAACGCTGGTGGACAAAGCTGCTGGAACCCAAG GGGATCGAGTGTGGGTGTACAGGCCCCAGGAGAAACGTGGGCTCTGCCCCAAGCTCTCTGACAGCTGG GACATTCTCGCCCCTTACCACCGCAAGGAGTCCTTGCTGGAGCCCCTCATCATGAGTCCACCAGATCCAGCAGACTCACCACCTGTACGCAGACCCAGGAGGGAGTGCAGGTTGCCTCAGCATCTTAGGGACTTTGTGCTGGCAGGATCGACAGTCACTGGTACTGCTGGGGAGGCAATGTATGAGTGCTGA